The following nucleotide sequence is from Paenibacillus andongensis.
AGATGATTCAGTATGGGGAAAAGGCTGAAAGAAGAAGCACGGCTTAAAATTGTTAAGGAAGCATTGGCTGGTATTAAGGTGGGGGTATTAGCCCGCATGTATGACATCCATCCTGAAACCATCCGTTTGTGGATCAGAGATCACCGTGACTCTATTCCTCCGGAAGAAATCCCAGTGGCTGACGAGCATCTGCAAGAATTGCAGCGTCTACAAGATGTAGAACAACGCTATGAAAAAGCCGTTAAAGTACTTGGCGAGAAAGAGCTAGAGCTTGAGATCCTGCGCGAATTGCTAAAAAAGAAAGACCCCGCTTATCCGAGAAATTCGAAGTAGCAGAACCATTTATTAAGCGGGGTGAACCAGTAGCGTTGGTTCTGCGTATCCTTGGCCTTTCAGAGTCCACCTATTACGATCGTAAGAAGAGAGCTACCACCCCGCTATCTGAATGTTCCAAAGAAAGCCGGAGAGGGCGCCCTGTGCCTGGATACTCACATACGTTTACGGGTGAACAAGTGTGTGACGAACAAATCAACGCGTGGCTGCTTGAGCTCATAGAGGGCGAAGAACATGTCTATGGCTACAAGCTTCTTGCACAATGTATTCGTGACCAATATAACGTGAGGCTGGACAAAAAGAAATCGTATCGCTTATGCAAAGAGTTAGGCATTCTTCAAAAGCCACGCCAGCGCATACAGACACATCCGCGCAGGCTGCCGAAGAACCGAGTAGTAACAGGCTCCAACCAATTATGGCAAATGGATATCAAGTACGGATACGTCATTGGACAGGAGCGATTCTTTTATATGCTCAGCATCATTGATGTGTTTGACCGTGTCGTCGTTAAACAGTACAGAGGTCCGGTATGTGAGGCCAAGCATGCGGTCCAGACGCTTTGTTATGCGATACAGAGCCGGCTAAACCCTGGAGAAGAGATGCCTGTAATCCGTACAGATAACGGCCCGCAATTCGTAAGCAAACTGTTTGGAGATATGTGCGAGTGCCTAGACGTCGTCCATGAACGCATTCCGCCAAGGACGCCGAATATGAATGCTTACATTGAGTCGTTTCACAGTCTACTTGAACGTCACTTGTTCGGCATAAGAGACTTCATGACCTTTGAAGAGGCTTATGATGCACTCGATCGTTACATGGACTTCTACAATAACCGCAGGATGCATGGTAGTTTAAACCGAAAACCTCCGAAGATGTTTTCAGCATGGGTCAAGACGCTGGATGACACTTCTGCCTTTCATAAAGCGATGTAATAGCTTGAAAAAACGCGATATTCTACGCATGAATCATTTTTGGTGGGCAAGACTCCGGTTTTAGGGGGCCTAGCCGCGATCTCCAGGAATTTACGAATATGAGCTAACAAAAGAAAAAAAGCATGTACATTTGCAGGTTTACCAAACCCACAGTCACGCCTTCTCGTTAAAGTTCACTCCTGCCCAAAAGAAAAAAAAAGACCTCTCAGCTGCCGACTACGTGAGGTCTGGGTTGAGGGCCGATAAGCCCTAACTAGACCTTTCGAATACTTTCTTAATACAAACAAAAAACCTTCCATATGGAAGGTTTTTTGTTTGTATTAAGAAAGTAGCTCTTCAATCTCATCCGGCACTGAGATTACATCGCCTGGTTTGGATTCATTCATAATTTGTCTCGCATGGGCAATTTCAGCTCGAAGCTTCCTAACTTGCTCCATAGGTTTCTTCACATAATGAATATATTCGACAGCAAGATGATGGTCAGGTTTCTTACCAGAAAACATGCGGCGAAATGATGACATCGTCTGATAAGCGCGCTCTTCTTTCATTCTTTTGATTTCATAGCGCTCCACTACCTGCTCAATATCCAGGACCTGCTGTTCCTTGCGGACAATGTAAGCTTCCAAGAAAGGAAATACCTCTGCAGCTTTCCTTGGCGTTCTTTGAGGTTTTCCATCCAATCGCAAAGCATTCAGCATGATCACTCACCTATCTCCCCGTGTCAAGATTTATAACAGTAATCTTATTTTACACCAAAATATGCGATTTGAGAACCTTTATTTCAATATTAAATCGATTCCTACAACACCAACAGAGGTTCCTGTGTCATCTATTATCGCTTTTGACATGGTGATACATGGTTTTTTTGTAATAGCTGACACGTATTCCGGAGAAACGAAGAGTTCTCCCCCCATCGCACGCTTCCACCACTCTCTGCCCTTTGCATTGACAAGACCTGCCTCAGGCATCGAATAGATGAAGGTTCCGTCCGCTCGGTTAGACCAGATGGCTTCAATTCCGGCCGTTTTCTGCAAAACAGTGCTTAAATGGGAAGCATGCTTAACATCAAGTAATGAGGTTATGTCAGGTATTAGGACAAGTGAACTAAGAACTTGCTTCATTTCATGGATATTTCCATGAATCGTGCCTTCTTTATTTTGCATACCCACTGCTTGTATCGCTTGTATCAGTTCCTTAGAGGAACGATCCAGATTTTGGTTGATATGCTGCAGCATCGATACTTCATGGCGCTGCTTCTTCATTTGATCCAAGGTAATCTCCACGCTAGACATCGTCTCATTCATTAAATCAACAACTTGACCAAGTGATGTTCTCGTACCTGAGACAAGCGTGGACTGATGTTGGGAAGAGCTGGTTGTACTCGATACAAGATTATTGACATTCAGAATCAACCCGAAGATCGTATCGATCTTGTCTTTGATTATTTTCATTTCTGAGATCCCATGAGCGACAGATGCTTTCTCTTCAGCAACCGCTGTTACAACTTGGGAAACACCGCTCTCGATGGATGCCAATAGTTCCGAAGATTTCGTAACCGCTTCATGACTTTGTGTAGCCAGCTTCTTAATTTCCTGAGCGACCACAGAAAAGCCTCGTCCATGCTCACCCGCTCTGGCCGCTTCAATAGAAGCATTAAGCGCGAGCAGCGAGGTTTGAGAAACCACTTCCGTAATAAATGTATTGATTTCTTCAATCTTAGAAGTATGTCCTGTCAAATCCTGAATCTTCTTCTGCATAGTATCATTATTCATATGCAGATCATTCATGACTTCATCCGTGGCATTCAATGACCGGCATACATCGACTACTGTATCTTTGGTTTGCTCACTCTCTTGATGCATATGTAAGGATGAATCTAGAATTTGGTCTGCTGCAGCCGCTACTTGCTGGATCGCAGCGAATGCTTCCTGCAGCTGTCCAACCGCTTGGTTACTTCGAATCTTCAGATCCTCTTCTCCTTGGATCGAAGCATCGGCTATGCGAAGCAGTTGTCCGATCGATCGATTGACTTCCTCAACAGCAGCTGCTAATCTGTCCGCGACTACCTGAGATTCTTGTATAAACGTTCGGAACTGCTCTTGTTGGCCTTTATTAACTTGGCTAATTGAAGACCTTGATGATCTGGAACTTAGCCACGCAATAATACCCATAAACAAAAAAACAGCCAAACTTGCAGCCGTAAACCATCGAGAGGAAGTAAATAACGCGAGAACACTTACCGTAATACCAATGAGAATAAGGGCATACAACCAAGCTTTGTGTTTCATCTCAGCATGCATAAGCAATTGGAACTCCTCCCAATAGGAACCTAAATGTTAGTTTTTGTTACATTATATCGAAAATAGAAGATGTTGAAAAGCAATAAAAAACAGAGACCTTTTCAGATCTCTGTTCTTTTATTGCTTTTAAGCTTATTGATAGTTCATTATTTATTTTGGTTTTGAGTATTCGTTTGTTGCTGCTTGTTCGCTACCGATGTTTCCGCAGCAAATTCTACGTCTTGAGCTACATTCGAGCTCAAATTTTTATTCTTGTTATTCTTGTTCTTAGCCATGTTCAATCACCTCCTGTAAGATTAGGTTTTCCCAAACAGGAGATTTTATGTTGGAAATGTTCGCATATTGAAAAGCTGCTTTTCGTTAAAGGGCTTTGGTAGGTGCGATTATCTCATCTTTTAGTTGATTCCAGATGAGCTCGGTCACTTTCCCTTGTCCCTCTTTGACGATAAATACTTTAACCGTCCTCTTGCCCCATTCTTTGTAAACCTGATCCTTTGTGTCGAAATACAGATCAATTTTCTTACCTTTAATTGCACTTCCTGTATCTGCAACAACGCCATAGCCATAACCGGGAATAAACAAGACAGTTCCAAGCGGGAAAACGCTCGTGTCTGCAGCGATCGTTGATAAGGATTTATCATCCCGCTTTACTTTAATACCTGAATACGTGATCCCATACTCAGGATGGTCCGGATTTTTCCCTGTTGATTCCTTACCTGCAAAATAACCGGTGGCTGTCACTTCGACTGCTTTGAGCTTGGACAAATCTGAGTCTAACTTCGGAACATAACGATAGTTGATTTGCTGCAGGTTTTCTTGCCCGACCGGCTGTGAAACAGGTGCCGTTTTGGCCAGAATAACCTTTTGCTGTTGATCTTGTATATGGGTGACGGTATTTGCCGTCGTGTAGCTTTGGTTGCTTTTGCCCGTCGTCTCTTGTCCGAAAAGTGCCATCAGAACAACGATGATCGACGCACTAAACCATTTAGACTGAGTCAAAAAATTGGTTAACATTACTATTATTTAATACCTCCCCTACTATTGCAGGTTGTCCAATACCTACCACCTTTAAACCTTCGGATGCAGACTCACTGTTTAAGGTGCCCTAATCACGCTCCCCTATACATACCCAATTAACTGAATTTGAAAACAAAAAAGCAGAGAAGAATATCTTCTCTGCTTCATTTATAGGTTATGAGTCTTAAAGCTTCTTGCTTATTTCCTCGTTAATCATGCCAATGACTTGTTCAATCGGATGGGTACCTAGATCCCCTTGACCACGTTTTCGAATAGATAAGCTTTCGCTCTTCACTTCGTTTTCACCGACAACTAGCATATAAGGAATTTTCTCCAACTGCGCTTCTCTAATCTTATAACCCAACTTCTCATTGCGATTATCTGCTTCAACACGAATACCAGCTTCGCGTAGACGCTCAGTCACGAGATTCGAGAATTCTTCGAATGCCGGAGACACCGGAATGACCTTGGCTTGGATAGGCATTAACCAAGTTGGCAGCGCACCAGCGAAATTCTCAAGCAAGAAGGCTGTCATACGCTCCATAGTACTGATAATCCCTCTGTGAATAACGACTGGACGATGTTTTTGACCATCTTCGCCTGTGTATTCAAGCTGGAAGCGTTCTGGGAGCAAGAAATCAATTTGCGCTGTTGAAAGTGTTTCTTCTTTCTTGAGTGCTGTTTTGATTTGAACGTCAAGTTTAGGACCATAGAAGGCAGCTTCACCCTCAGCCTCGTAGAAAGGAAGCCCTAACTCTTCTACAACTTCACGCAGCATGCGTTGGGAAGTTTCCCACATTTGATCATCTTGGAAATACTTTTCAGTATCCTTAGGATCCCGATAGGAGAGACGGAAACGGTAGTCTGTAATTCCGAAATCCGCATAAACCTGACGAATCAAGTTCACAACGCGGGAGAACTCTTCTTTAATTTGATCCAAACGACAGAAAATATGAGCGTCATTCAGTGTCATGGCACGAACACGGTGTAGACCTGTTAAAGCTCCTGACATTTCATAACGGTGCATAGTGCCAAGCTCAGCAATTCGAATCGGCAGATCACGGTAGCTGCGCATATCGCTTTTATAAACCATCATGTGATGCGGACAGTTCATTGGACGTAGAACAAGCTCTTCGTTGTCCATCACCATTTTCGGGAACATATCCTCGCTGTAATGATCCCAGTGACCAGATGTTTTGTACAACTCAACATTAGCGAGAACTGGCGTGTAAACGTGTTGGTAACCCAAACGCTCTTCCAGGTCGACAATATAACGTTCCATTGTACGTCTTAATTTAGCACCGTTTGGCAGCCAAAGCGGCAATCCTTGCCCAACCTCGCGTGAAAAAGCAAACATTTTAAGCTCTTTGCCCAACTTACGGTGATCACGTTTCTTCGCCTCTTCCAATAGATGCAAATGCTCATCCAACTGCGCTTTCTTAGGGAAAGCAGTGCCGTAAATACGCTGCAGCATTTTGTTCTTCGCATCTCCGCGCCAGTAAGCACCGGCAACGCTCAATAATTTGAATGCTTTGATTCGGCCTGTTGATGGAAGATGCGGCCCGCGGCATAAATCAAAGAATTCACCTTGGTCATAGATCGTTAGTACCGAGTCTTCCGGCAGGTCACGAATCAATTCCAGCTTAAACGGATCTTCCATTTCAGTGAAAATGCGAATCGCTTCCTCACGGGAAACAACACGGCGAGTAATCGCCAAATTCTCACCTGAAATACGCTCCATTTCCTTCTCGATTTTCACCAAATCTTCAGGATTAAGCGGTGTTTCCAAATCGATATCATAGTAAAATCCGTCTTCAATGACAGGTCCAATCCCTAATTTAACAGCTTTCTCACCATAAATACGTTTAATCGCCTGAGCCATCAAATGCGCTGTGCTGTGACGATACATCTCTAATCCCGCTTCACTATCGAGTGTTAGAATTTCTACGTCTGCATCATTTTCCAGAGAGAACGACAGATCCACGGATTTCCCGTTAACTTTGCCGCCAATCGCATTTTTCTTCAGTCCGGATGAAATGGATTCCGCCACTTGTTCAATGGTCGTCCCAACCGCGTACTCTCTAACCGCGCCATCTGGTAATTTCACTTGTACAACCATGTTTGTTCCTCCTAATATAGGGATCTTTGAGCGTAGCTCAAAGTCTCTCCGCTTTGGGATCTTTGAGCACAACTCAAAGTCTCTCCGCTTTGGGATCTTTGAGCGTAGCTCAAAGTCCGATTTTAGTACATTTTTGAACGCAAAAAAGCACACTGCATCCCATAAGGGACGAGTGCGCTCAGCTCGTGGTTCCACCCTAGTTCGATTCGCTGCATGCCCATAGGGGTAAGGCGAATCCTCATCAGCATTCGGTAACGGGAATGATTCCGGTATTGTATACTAACGATCCTGCTAGTCAGGTCGAATTCCACAATACGGCTACAAAGGGGTAAACGATCTGAATAGCTGAAGGAGATTGCAGCCTAGTCTCCTCTCTCTGAGCAGTTCTTGCAGAAAGTTCATGTCTTTGATAGTAACGCCTTCGATCCCTATTATAATTGCCTCCATGCTCAAGGTCAAGGGGACAGTTGATCTTGTTTCTTGGCTTCACCCAAGAAGATGTCACAAGTCCGGCAATAAGAACAGACCGTTGTTCGATCTTCAAATATTTGTCTAATCGTCTTGATGATCGTTAATTCGGGATCTCGCGTATGGATGTAGATATTTGCCGGAGATACCGTAATGAGTGTGCTGACAATCATGTCCTCGAAATTAATATCTTTTTCAAGCACTTCTAACTTAAAGGTTGTATCGAATTCATTCGCGTCTATGAGTTCAAGCTGATCATTCAGGATGACAAACTCATGCCCGCCTTTATGTATAAGATGAGCAACAGGGATCTTAGCTTCCTGAATATATACAAAGTACTGCAATAGTGATATAAATTCCTGATACTGGCGATCCATCATAAATTCATCAATGGCATACTCAGCTATCTCTCGAAGCTCTTCGGTATAATCCTGTAAGCGAAATTTGAGGAAGCCATCCAAGCTTAGCCGAGGGGATTCCTCCAGAGACTGTGTGAGCTGCTCCGTTAACATTTGTTTGCGGCGAAGTTTTGCTGAGCTGCCATTCAAAATAGGCAATTCCTCAATTACAGTTTCCACACACATGGATTGCTTACAGTACCCTTCTATGGCTTCCAAATCGTCTATGGCTTCATATTTAAATTCTTTAACAATCAAAGCACGCAAAATAAGCAGCTCTTTCTCTGCGATGATATGATCAGCCAATACGCCAGCTAGTCCATCCCTTACTTCCTTATGAATGGAAGATATTTCACTTTCCTTCATCCTCACTTCTATTCGAATGTAAGCATGTGTTTCATGTAAATCAAATGGGACAGTTACTCCACTTTCAGCGATATGTAAAAGCTTCAGCTCACGTTCTATCTGAGCGCTTAGCGAACGTACATAGGCCTCATCGGCATTCATGACAACAATGGCAAACAGTTCCATAGGCTAACTCCTTTCATCAATACATCCTCCTCCTAAGAGTATATGGTCGATAGGAATCAGATATACAACGAACAATTTGCCATTTCCATTCTTCATTTTTTTGTCAAATCTATTGGTTTATCCATTCTTTTTATTTGTAAAAGCTTCTATCTGTAAAGAAAAAGCCTCCAAATTGGAGGCTTTTTTGTAGTTATTATCCTAAGTATGATTCAAAAATACTTTTGACAAGCAAGAATGGAAGTGCACCAATTGAGACAAAAGCATAAAAAAATCCTTGAAGAAAATTTTTGAATAATTTCACAAGAATCACTTCCCATCTTTTTTGTCTAAATTGTGAACTAATTCAATTATACTCTTTTTTCAAAAACAAACATGA
It contains:
- the thrS gene encoding threonine--tRNA ligase — encoded protein: MVVQVKLPDGAVREYAVGTTIEQVAESISSGLKKNAIGGKVNGKSVDLSFSLENDADVEILTLDSEAGLEMYRHSTAHLMAQAIKRIYGEKAVKLGIGPVIEDGFYYDIDLETPLNPEDLVKIEKEMERISGENLAITRRVVSREEAIRIFTEMEDPFKLELIRDLPEDSVLTIYDQGEFFDLCRGPHLPSTGRIKAFKLLSVAGAYWRGDAKNKMLQRIYGTAFPKKAQLDEHLHLLEEAKKRDHRKLGKELKMFAFSREVGQGLPLWLPNGAKLRRTMERYIVDLEERLGYQHVYTPVLANVELYKTSGHWDHYSEDMFPKMVMDNEELVLRPMNCPHHMMVYKSDMRSYRDLPIRIAELGTMHRYEMSGALTGLHRVRAMTLNDAHIFCRLDQIKEEFSRVVNLIRQVYADFGITDYRFRLSYRDPKDTEKYFQDDQMWETSQRMLREVVEELGLPFYEAEGEAAFYGPKLDVQIKTALKKEETLSTAQIDFLLPERFQLEYTGEDGQKHRPVVIHRGIISTMERMTAFLLENFAGALPTWLMPIQAKVIPVSPAFEEFSNLVTERLREAGIRVEADNRNEKLGYKIREAQLEKIPYMLVVGENEVKSESLSIRKRGQGDLGTHPIEQVIGMINEEISKKL
- a CDS encoding helix-turn-helix domain-containing protein, encoding MGKRLKEEARLKIVKEALAGIKVGVLARMYDIHPETIRLWIRDHRDSIPPEEIPVADEHLQELQRLQDVEQRYEKAVKVLGEKELELEILRELLKKKDPAYPRNSK
- a CDS encoding IS3 family transposase, with translation MKRGEPVALVLRILGLSESTYYDRKKRATTPLSECSKESRRGRPVPGYSHTFTGEQVCDEQINAWLLELIEGEEHVYGYKLLAQCIRDQYNVRLDKKKSYRLCKELGILQKPRQRIQTHPRRLPKNRVVTGSNQLWQMDIKYGYVIGQERFFYMLSIIDVFDRVVVKQYRGPVCEAKHAVQTLCYAIQSRLNPGEEMPVIRTDNGPQFVSKLFGDMCECLDVVHERIPPRTPNMNAYIESFHSLLERHLFGIRDFMTFEEAYDALDRYMDFYNNRRMHGSLNRKPPKMFSAWVKTLDDTSAFHKAM
- a CDS encoding methyl-accepting chemotaxis protein: MKHKAWLYALILIGITVSVLALFTSSRWFTAASLAVFLFMGIIAWLSSRSSRSSISQVNKGQQEQFRTFIQESQVVADRLAAAVEEVNRSIGQLLRIADASIQGEEDLKIRSNQAVGQLQEAFAAIQQVAAAADQILDSSLHMHQESEQTKDTVVDVCRSLNATDEVMNDLHMNNDTMQKKIQDLTGHTSKIEEINTFITEVVSQTSLLALNASIEAARAGEHGRGFSVVAQEIKKLATQSHEAVTKSSELLASIESGVSQVVTAVAEEKASVAHGISEMKIIKDKIDTIFGLILNVNNLVSSTTSSSQHQSTLVSGTRTSLGQVVDLMNETMSSVEITLDQMKKQRHEVSMLQHINQNLDRSSKELIQAIQAVGMQNKEGTIHGNIHEMKQVLSSLVLIPDITSLLDVKHASHLSTVLQKTAGIEAIWSNRADGTFIYSMPEAGLVNAKGREWWKRAMGGELFVSPEYVSAITKKPCITMSKAIIDDTGTSVGVVGIDLILK
- the ytxC gene encoding putative sporulation protein YtxC, whose amino-acid sequence is MELFAIVVMNADEAYVRSLSAQIERELKLLHIAESGVTVPFDLHETHAYIRIEVRMKESEISSIHKEVRDGLAGVLADHIIAEKELLILRALIVKEFKYEAIDDLEAIEGYCKQSMCVETVIEELPILNGSSAKLRRKQMLTEQLTQSLEESPRLSLDGFLKFRLQDYTEELREIAEYAIDEFMMDRQYQEFISLLQYFVYIQEAKIPVAHLIHKGGHEFVILNDQLELIDANEFDTTFKLEVLEKDINFEDMIVSTLITVSPANIYIHTRDPELTIIKTIRQIFEDRTTVCSYCRTCDIFLGEAKKQDQLSP
- a CDS encoding 3D domain-containing protein, whose product is MLTNFLTQSKWFSASIIVVLMALFGQETTGKSNQSYTTANTVTHIQDQQQKVILAKTAPVSQPVGQENLQQINYRYVPKLDSDLSKLKAVEVTATGYFAGKESTGKNPDHPEYGITYSGIKVKRDDKSLSTIAADTSVFPLGTVLFIPGYGYGVVADTGSAIKGKKIDLYFDTKDQVYKEWGKRTVKVFIVKEGQGKVTELIWNQLKDEIIAPTKAL